The proteins below come from a single Serratia fonticola genomic window:
- the glsB gene encoding glutaminase B yields MVTTLDNALLEEILQQVRPLIGQGKVADYIPALAEVAADRLAIAVCTVDGELFQAGDATERFSIQSISKVLSLTLALTRYQEGEIWQRVGKEPSGLPFNSLLQLEMEQGKPRNPFINPGALVVCDMLQTRLSAPKQRMLEVVRQLAGVDDLSYDTRVARSEFEHSDRNAAIAYLMKSFGNFDNDVLTVLQTYFHYCALRMSCIELARSFVYLANQGRTLDGEEVISPLQARQINALMMTSGMYDGAGEFAYRVGMPGKSGVGGGIIAIVPDELSIVVWSPELDASGNSLAGTAALELLSQRISRSIF; encoded by the coding sequence GTGGTAACAACATTAGATAACGCGTTGCTGGAAGAGATCCTGCAACAGGTACGCCCGTTGATTGGGCAAGGTAAGGTTGCAGACTATATTCCCGCTTTGGCAGAAGTCGCCGCCGATCGGCTGGCGATCGCCGTCTGTACCGTTGACGGTGAGCTGTTTCAGGCCGGGGACGCGACGGAGCGCTTTTCGATCCAGTCGATCTCCAAGGTATTGAGCCTGACGCTGGCGCTAACGCGTTATCAGGAAGGTGAAATCTGGCAGCGGGTGGGGAAAGAGCCCTCTGGCCTGCCGTTTAATTCGTTGCTGCAGTTGGAGATGGAGCAGGGCAAACCGCGCAATCCGTTTATCAACCCCGGAGCGCTGGTGGTATGCGATATGCTGCAAACCCGGCTTAGTGCTCCCAAGCAGCGGATGCTGGAAGTGGTGCGCCAGTTGGCAGGCGTTGATGACCTATCCTATGACACCCGCGTGGCGCGCTCTGAATTTGAGCATTCCGACCGCAATGCCGCCATTGCCTATCTGATGAAGTCGTTCGGTAACTTCGACAATGATGTGCTGACCGTGCTGCAAACCTATTTTCACTACTGTGCGTTACGTATGAGCTGCATTGAGCTGGCACGCAGCTTTGTCTACCTGGCTAACCAGGGCCGGACGCTTGATGGCGAAGAGGTGATCAGCCCCTTGCAAGCCCGGCAGATTAACGCCTTGATGATGACCAGCGGTATGTATGATGGCGCAGGCGAGTTTGCCTATCGGGTTGGCATGCCGGGCAAGTCTGGAGTGGGCGGCGGTATCATCGCCATCGTCCCTGATGAACTGTCGATTGTCGTCTGGTCGCCGGAGCTGGATGCATCCGGTAACTCATTGGCGGGAACTGCTGCACTAGAACTGTTGTCTCAACGCATTAGCCGTTCGATTTTTTAA
- a CDS encoding TadE/TadG family type IV pilus assembly protein, producing the protein MKKLISVFFKNNRGVASIEFSLTVILFIFMVMFVAEIARMAYISSVLDLAISEGAKDAKNYSSASGNDYQTRFRQRMTEQGGTLWGFLAEKDMLAINVSYASSIAEMIYSGGGVSGRNKPLARYFVRYRYQPIFFPVPDAWKESTFIREVIFVQEYERSEFMD; encoded by the coding sequence ATGAAGAAATTAATTTCGGTTTTTTTTAAAAATAACCGTGGCGTAGCCAGTATTGAATTTTCTTTAACCGTTATATTGTTCATCTTTATGGTTATGTTTGTCGCTGAAATTGCTCGTATGGCATATATATCCTCGGTGTTAGATTTAGCTATATCTGAGGGAGCTAAGGACGCAAAAAATTACTCATCTGCTAGTGGTAATGATTACCAGACTCGCTTCAGACAACGTATGACAGAGCAGGGAGGAACCTTGTGGGGTTTCCTGGCTGAAAAAGATATGCTGGCTATAAACGTTTCTTATGCTAGCTCAATAGCTGAAATGATTTATAGCGGTGGTGGAGTCAGTGGAAGAAATAAACCGTTGGCAAGATATTTTGTAAGATATCGCTATCAACCTATTTTTTTTCCGGTACCTGATGCATGGAAAGAATCAACATTTATCCGAGAGGTGATTTTTGTTCAGGAATATGAACGTTCGGAATTTATGGACTGA
- a CDS encoding YggL family protein produces MAKNRSRRLRKKLHIEEFQELGFSVAWRFAEGTAVEDIDSTLDAFIEEVIEPNGLAFDGSGYLQWEGLICLQTIGHCTDEHRELIKNWLEARKLNDVKTSDLFDIWWD; encoded by the coding sequence ATGGCTAAGAACCGTAGTCGTCGTTTACGTAAAAAGTTGCATATCGAAGAGTTTCAGGAACTAGGCTTCTCTGTAGCCTGGCGTTTTGCTGAAGGGACCGCCGTTGAAGATATCGACAGCACCCTGGACGCGTTTATCGAGGAAGTGATCGAGCCGAACGGCCTGGCGTTTGACGGCAGTGGCTATCTGCAGTGGGAAGGTTTGATCTGCCTGCAGACGATTGGCCATTGCACCGACGAACACCGTGAGCTGATCAAAAACTGGCTGGAAGCACGTAAGCTGAACGATGTGAAAACCAGCGATCTGTTCGACATCTGGTGGGATTGA
- the hemW gene encoding radical SAM family heme chaperone HemW has product MPANSVQLPPLSLYIHIPWCVQKCPYCDFNSHALKGEVPHQEYVDHLLADLDADLPLASGRAISTIFIGGGTPSLLSAEAMQALLDGVRARIHVADDAEITMEANPGTVEADRFSGYQRAGVNRISIGVQSFSAEKLTRLGRIHGPDEAKRAAHLATGLGLRSFNLDLMHGLPDQSLEEALDDLRQAIALNPPHLSWYQLTIEPNTLFSSRPPVLPDDDALWNIFEQGHELLSAAGYQQYETSAYAKPGYQCQHNLNYWRFGDYLGIGCGAHGKLTFADGRILRTAKTKHPRGFMRGDYRDKLHEVEAHDRPFEFFMNRFRLLEAAPRAEFAQYTGLDESVIRAPLDEALAKGYLLETPEYWQITEHGKLFLNSLLELFLPEE; this is encoded by the coding sequence ATGCCAGCTAACAGCGTACAACTGCCACCGCTCAGCCTGTACATCCATATTCCCTGGTGCGTACAAAAGTGCCCGTACTGCGATTTCAACTCGCATGCCTTGAAGGGCGAAGTGCCGCACCAGGAATATGTCGATCATCTGCTGGCGGATCTGGATGCCGATTTGCCGCTCGCCAGCGGTCGTGCAATCAGCACCATCTTTATCGGTGGGGGTACGCCGAGCCTGTTGAGTGCCGAAGCCATGCAGGCGCTGCTGGATGGCGTGCGGGCACGCATTCACGTCGCGGATGACGCCGAGATCACCATGGAAGCCAACCCAGGCACCGTAGAGGCCGATCGCTTCAGTGGCTACCAGCGCGCCGGGGTGAACCGCATCTCGATTGGCGTACAAAGCTTTAGCGCCGAGAAGTTAACCCGTCTGGGGCGCATTCATGGCCCGGATGAGGCCAAACGCGCGGCGCATCTGGCAACCGGCCTGGGCCTACGCAGTTTCAATCTGGACCTGATGCATGGCTTGCCGGATCAGTCACTGGAAGAAGCGCTGGACGATCTGCGCCAGGCTATCGCCCTTAATCCGCCGCATCTGTCCTGGTACCAACTCACCATCGAGCCAAATACCCTGTTCAGCTCACGCCCGCCGGTATTACCGGATGATGACGCGCTGTGGAATATCTTTGAACAAGGGCATGAGCTGTTGAGTGCCGCCGGTTATCAGCAGTACGAAACCTCGGCCTACGCCAAACCGGGTTATCAGTGTCAGCACAACCTCAACTACTGGCGCTTTGGCGACTATCTGGGGATTGGTTGTGGCGCACACGGCAAGCTGACCTTTGCCGATGGTCGCATTCTGCGCACCGCCAAAACCAAGCATCCGCGCGGCTTTATGCGGGGTGACTATCGGGACAAGCTGCATGAAGTCGAGGCGCACGATCGGCCATTCGAGTTCTTTATGAACCGTTTCCGCCTGCTGGAAGCTGCGCCACGCGCCGAGTTCGCCCAATATACCGGGCTGGATGAGAGTGTGATCCGCGCGCCATTGGACGAAGCATTGGCTAAAGGCTATCTGCTAGAGACGCCAGAGTATTGGCAGATCACCGAGCATGGCAAACTGTTCCTTAATTCGCTGTTGGAACTGTTCTTGCCGGAAGAATAA
- a CDS encoding TadE/TadG family type IV pilus assembly protein codes for MLKIRRLLKTPGAFLRDQGGAFAVSFVMMSGFLLAMATLGLEGSRIITDKARLSDAMEQAALALTAEDNGAGNPRNNVIATAYFNAYMRHNTAVYTPKITVLNGRSGYDGNLSYVEYRVSGQTVQDAWLASPLFPNFGKKIVVGNNAAARKYRSNIDVVFVTDFSSSMTDYIDGYQKITELKRIVLKLSNELFSQNVGNKVGFVPFSWGTRTGDHCTPQFVTRVPAPKGILSEFESMENLGQYIDSRATVAAIPNRVDDINVPIDDVYEDLCLKFANAKQIPLTGSMTDISKINAMTAHGGTLVSSGVLAGTQVLAKGSGNRKVLVIISDGMDDPDAAKVPITRNLIAAGMCDKVRNSLQVGRAIGKIAFIALGYNPTVNWSACVGATNYYTPHSLRQFEDSLRRAVFEEVGHNTIKDY; via the coding sequence ATGTTAAAAATTAGAAGATTATTGAAGACGCCAGGAGCATTTCTTCGCGATCAGGGAGGGGCATTTGCCGTCAGCTTCGTCATGATGAGTGGTTTTCTGCTTGCAATGGCAACGTTGGGCCTTGAAGGATCGAGGATTATCACAGACAAAGCCAGACTATCTGATGCGATGGAACAAGCTGCACTAGCGCTAACTGCAGAAGATAACGGAGCAGGAAATCCCCGTAATAACGTTATTGCTACCGCTTATTTTAATGCTTACATGCGCCACAATACGGCAGTATATACACCAAAAATTACTGTGTTAAATGGACGTTCTGGATACGATGGTAATCTATCTTATGTCGAATACCGAGTTTCTGGTCAGACCGTGCAAGATGCCTGGCTTGCATCGCCTCTTTTCCCTAACTTCGGGAAAAAAATTGTGGTGGGTAACAATGCGGCAGCCCGTAAGTATCGTTCAAATATCGATGTGGTTTTTGTCACGGATTTCTCCAGTTCGATGACCGATTACATCGATGGCTATCAGAAGATTACGGAGCTAAAAAGAATCGTTCTGAAACTCTCGAATGAGCTTTTTTCACAGAATGTAGGCAATAAAGTTGGTTTTGTACCATTTAGCTGGGGGACGCGTACCGGAGATCACTGTACTCCACAATTTGTGACTCGCGTGCCGGCCCCCAAAGGGATCCTCAGTGAGTTTGAGTCTATGGAAAATCTGGGCCAGTACATTGATAGCCGTGCCACCGTTGCGGCTATCCCCAATAGGGTGGACGATATTAACGTACCGATCGATGATGTTTACGAAGATCTGTGTCTTAAATTCGCTAATGCCAAACAAATTCCGCTCACCGGTAGCATGACAGATATTTCAAAAATCAATGCAATGACCGCCCATGGGGGGACGCTAGTTAGCTCCGGTGTACTTGCTGGTACGCAGGTTTTGGCAAAGGGAAGTGGCAACCGTAAAGTGTTAGTAATTATTTCTGATGGTATGGACGACCCTGATGCAGCGAAGGTTCCTATCACTCGAAATCTCATTGCCGCAGGGATGTGCGACAAAGTGAGGAATTCACTACAGGTTGGTAGGGCGATAGGTAAGATTGCTTTCATCGCACTAGGCTATAATCCGACGGTAAACTGGAGTGCCTGCGTAGGGGCCACTAACTACTATACCCCACATAGTCTGAGACAGTTTGAAGACTCATTACGCCGGGCCGTATTTGAAGAAGTAGGGCACAACACGATTAAAGATTATTAG
- a CDS encoding tetratricopeptide repeat protein: protein MLFFKKSIIIVSFCTILSGCNLLEGKTARDDKVKETVLLQTKDYDGLINLYRGSLKERNNPQDRFKLAFYYHEAGDYKSSLYYLEPLAGENSETDILLTKDLIYLGQYDKALAVTQNMIKRNPNNAEAWNLQGVASALNGDSVAARRFLLSARDHFLADEKSINNLAMLSIMDGDYSDAVAMLLPQYFRGKKSRVMMHNLVFALVKTSDLQSAYNIIERENLSEHPYDLIESLSQVLLTDKMKI from the coding sequence GTGCTGTTTTTTAAGAAATCAATTATTATTGTTTCATTTTGCACAATACTATCTGGCTGTAATTTGCTGGAAGGGAAAACTGCGCGAGATGATAAAGTAAAAGAAACTGTCTTGTTACAAACTAAGGATTACGATGGGTTGATCAATTTATATCGTGGAAGTTTAAAAGAGCGAAATAATCCTCAGGACCGTTTTAAACTGGCTTTTTATTATCATGAAGCTGGTGATTATAAATCATCCCTTTACTATCTGGAACCACTGGCTGGGGAGAATAGTGAAACGGACATACTGTTAACTAAGGACCTAATATATTTAGGACAATATGATAAGGCGCTAGCGGTGACTCAAAATATGATTAAGAGAAACCCGAATAATGCTGAAGCCTGGAACCTACAAGGTGTTGCCAGTGCGCTAAATGGAGACTCTGTCGCTGCGCGTCGCTTCCTGTTGTCTGCCCGTGACCATTTTCTTGCTGATGAGAAAAGTATCAACAATTTAGCCATGCTATCAATCATGGATGGAGATTATAGTGATGCCGTTGCCATGTTACTACCACAATATTTTCGTGGTAAAAAGAGCAGAGTGATGATGCATAACCTGGTGTTTGCACTGGTTAAGACATCGGATTTGCAATCGGCTTACAATATTATTGAAAGAGAAAATCTCTCAGAGCATCCTTACGATCTCATCGAATCGCTTAGTCAAGTCCTATTAACCGATAAAATGAAAATATGA
- the yggU gene encoding DUF167 family protein YggU: MSAVTPQLDGLVVRLYIQPKASRDQIIGLHGDEIKVAITAPPVDGQANAHLIKFIAKQFKVAKSNVIIEKGELGRHKQLRILNPQQIPEAIAALIE; this comes from the coding sequence GTGAGTGCAGTTACCCCGCAACTGGACGGGCTGGTGGTCAGGCTATATATTCAGCCCAAAGCCAGCCGCGATCAGATTATTGGCCTGCATGGCGACGAGATAAAAGTCGCCATCACCGCACCGCCGGTTGATGGCCAGGCCAATGCCCATCTCATCAAGTTTATCGCCAAGCAGTTCAAGGTGGCGAAAAGCAACGTGATCATCGAGAAAGGCGAACTAGGGCGGCACAAGCAATTGCGCATCCTCAACCCGCAACAGATCCCTGAGGCCATCGCGGCGCTCATCGAATAA
- the rdgB gene encoding RdgB/HAM1 family non-canonical purine NTP pyrophosphatase — MQKIVLATGNPGKVRELAELLADFGFDVVAQTELGVDSAEETGLTFIENAILKARHAAQITGLPAIADDSGLAVDVLGGAPGIYSARYAGLEASDQQNLDKLLVTLKDVPEGKRGAQFHCVLVYMRHAEDPTPLVFHGCWNGEITFEAAGVGGFGYDPIFYVPELGCTAAELTREEKIAISHRGKALKLMLEAMRNAS, encoded by the coding sequence ATGCAAAAAATCGTTCTTGCCACCGGCAACCCCGGCAAAGTGCGTGAACTCGCCGAACTGCTGGCCGATTTCGGCTTTGACGTGGTAGCGCAAACCGAGCTTGGCGTAGACTCCGCCGAAGAAACCGGCCTGACGTTTATTGAAAACGCCATTCTCAAAGCCCGCCATGCCGCGCAGATCACCGGCCTGCCAGCGATTGCCGACGACTCTGGCCTGGCAGTCGATGTCTTGGGCGGTGCTCCGGGTATCTACTCTGCCCGCTATGCCGGTTTAGAGGCCAGCGACCAGCAGAATCTGGACAAGCTGCTGGTGACGCTGAAAGACGTGCCTGAGGGCAAGCGCGGTGCTCAATTCCATTGCGTGCTGGTCTATATGCGTCATGCAGAAGATCCAACTCCGCTGGTATTCCACGGTTGCTGGAACGGTGAGATTACTTTTGAAGCGGCCGGCGTTGGCGGTTTCGGTTACGATCCGATCTTCTATGTGCCAGAGTTGGGCTGCACCGCAGCAGAGTTGACGCGGGAAGAGAAAATTGCCATTTCTCACCGTGGCAAGGCGTTGAAGTTGATGTTGGAAGCGATGCGTAATGCCAGCTAA
- a CDS encoding TcfC E-set like domain-containing protein, whose translation MKSRMALGMVCFVWCMGLRPFTVQASVIELPVGFEEIFNAQQNEIFDFIYSGASIGSFTALFDNDKVMLDAPQNIFEQLTAADMPALSVDRNKLLKELSAPLKRVAGQEFGNHSITVWINSSDASLHLLLPAEYFSSSEGVTKKNYITYKKQSGFVHNHNANFLADSYGDSFTFSSVDTLNLTGNSYLKGAWSYSKEIKYHIDELTLYFEKNSTRFKAGRQRINDNYTYSTPSLRYSFFNPLSFDGISVGYMTDNYLDLTRGAASGVTVFLPQSGTVEIYANGKMIDLQQLPPGLQTLNTDSWPMGGYDVQLVTILTNGARETKIQPFFKRSGMFRSGDLEYTLQVGSYDREQSNVISSRNYECVECMGNQRRDKSARSTLASFAAGYTTSSVVSFGGGALLDYSNSYLNGNLDIPVDSWVAEQLHTDFIIGNDGSYGYQLGMNKNLNHLGLNLSYRSHRYRGDEPDYRRQGAVPAYDFNFFQLGATTFIPWNIGLSATYSMNTQYQQYKMRDKNNYNSWDISLNRDMPLSHMMNLRVELGYHQASNKSIRTLAGRDSLSKSNDDRFFANFTLGFREQSFNHYQTLNLRGKLSDNPQEKADYSTDYAVDLYNPDFDRSGIYSLSASASQSQGNQRSAGGSLLVDNNLGYSSAGIVHTLGSGSYNQYYFSQRSGFAIGDNSMAWGKTDNTSALIIDATELPRGQYFEINNRDSQGVVVMGGKKTTLNIQPYRKILPIAEQLFNDEINQFYNLSTRSASTWALPGQVYNVKLMATKNQTVTGRVYSKGYPLPNARIVGGNAITDSEGYFVGDFILNIHSQLGSLKVEKDGIKYQCPLQNENIKLTHGVMQIREVQCEVKS comes from the coding sequence ATGAAAAGTAGAATGGCGCTAGGAATGGTATGTTTTGTATGGTGCATGGGTTTAAGGCCTTTTACTGTTCAGGCTTCCGTAATAGAATTGCCTGTCGGATTTGAAGAGATTTTCAATGCTCAACAAAACGAAATATTTGATTTTATTTATAGCGGCGCCTCTATCGGTTCATTCACTGCACTTTTCGATAACGATAAGGTCATGCTAGATGCACCGCAAAATATATTTGAGCAGTTAACCGCCGCAGATATGCCTGCATTAAGTGTAGATAGAAATAAATTACTAAAAGAACTTTCTGCACCTTTGAAAAGAGTGGCGGGGCAGGAATTTGGAAATCATAGCATTACTGTGTGGATAAACAGTTCTGATGCTTCTTTGCACCTGTTGTTACCTGCAGAGTACTTTTCCTCTTCTGAGGGTGTGACTAAAAAAAATTATATTACTTATAAAAAACAGTCCGGGTTCGTACATAACCACAATGCAAATTTCTTAGCAGATAGTTATGGCGATAGCTTTACCTTTTCATCGGTAGATACATTAAATCTTACCGGTAATAGCTATTTAAAAGGTGCATGGAGTTACTCGAAAGAAATAAAATATCATATTGATGAACTGACATTATATTTTGAGAAAAATAGTACGCGTTTCAAGGCTGGTCGCCAGCGTATTAATGATAACTATACTTATAGCACTCCCTCATTGCGCTACAGTTTTTTCAATCCTCTGAGTTTTGATGGGATATCGGTAGGATATATGACCGATAACTATTTGGATCTGACGCGAGGGGCTGCCTCCGGTGTCACTGTTTTTCTGCCGCAGTCAGGTACGGTTGAGATTTATGCTAATGGAAAAATGATTGATTTACAGCAATTACCTCCGGGATTGCAAACCCTTAATACGGATAGCTGGCCGATGGGGGGCTATGATGTACAACTTGTTACCATCCTGACAAATGGTGCCCGTGAAACTAAAATTCAACCGTTCTTCAAGCGTAGCGGAATGTTCCGCTCGGGCGATCTCGAGTATACTCTTCAGGTTGGTAGTTACGACCGGGAACAGTCTAACGTCATTTCCAGTCGTAATTATGAGTGCGTTGAATGTATGGGCAATCAACGACGTGATAAATCCGCCCGTAGTACACTGGCGAGTTTCGCTGCGGGTTATACCACTAGCTCTGTCGTCTCTTTTGGCGGTGGTGCGTTACTTGATTATAGTAATTCCTACCTCAATGGCAACCTGGATATACCGGTTGACAGCTGGGTTGCAGAACAACTGCATACCGATTTTATCATTGGCAATGATGGTAGCTATGGCTATCAACTGGGGATGAATAAAAACCTTAATCATCTGGGTCTTAATCTTAGCTACCGTAGCCATCGCTATCGTGGTGACGAGCCGGATTACCGTCGGCAGGGCGCGGTGCCAGCTTATGACTTTAATTTTTTTCAGCTTGGTGCCACAACTTTTATACCATGGAATATCGGGCTTTCAGCAACATATAGCATGAACACTCAATATCAGCAGTATAAGATGCGTGATAAAAATAACTATAATTCCTGGGATATTTCATTAAACCGGGATATGCCTCTTTCACATATGATGAACTTGCGTGTCGAGCTGGGCTACCATCAGGCCTCAAATAAATCTATCCGTACGCTGGCGGGACGTGACTCATTGAGTAAAAGCAATGACGACCGTTTTTTTGCAAACTTTACCCTCGGATTCCGTGAGCAGAGCTTTAACCACTATCAGACTCTTAACCTGCGTGGTAAGCTCAGTGATAACCCGCAGGAAAAAGCTGATTACAGTACTGACTATGCCGTAGATTTATACAATCCCGATTTTGACCGAAGTGGGATCTATTCACTGAGCGCCAGCGCCAGTCAAAGTCAGGGCAATCAACGTAGCGCAGGAGGCAGCCTGTTAGTTGATAATAATCTAGGATACAGCTCAGCGGGAATAGTTCACACGCTCGGCAGCGGAAGTTATAACCAGTACTATTTTTCCCAACGTAGTGGTTTCGCCATAGGCGATAATTCCATGGCGTGGGGTAAAACCGATAATACGTCTGCCTTGATTATCGATGCGACTGAACTGCCTCGCGGTCAGTATTTCGAAATCAATAATCGTGATAGCCAGGGGGTTGTCGTTATGGGGGGTAAAAAAACGACGCTTAACATACAACCTTATCGTAAGATTTTACCTATTGCAGAACAGTTGTTTAATGATGAAATAAATCAATTTTATAATTTGTCCACCCGCTCTGCGTCGACATGGGCGCTTCCAGGCCAAGTATATAATGTAAAGTTGATGGCAACGAAAAATCAAACCGTAACTGGCCGTGTTTATTCTAAGGGGTATCCTTTGCCTAATGCCCGCATCGTGGGGGGCAATGCGATCACTGACAGTGAAGGCTACTTTGTTGGTGACTTTATACTCAATATTCATAGTCAGTTGGGCAGTCTTAAAGTAGAAAAAGATGGCATCAAATACCAGTGTCCATTGCAGAATGAAAATATCAAATTAACACATGGCGTAATGCAAATTCGAGAGGTTCAGTGTGAGGTTAAGTCGTAG
- a CDS encoding type II secretion system F family protein, giving the protein MTTIDHRLLIINNNLWLSRLDLLDKKVSLKLRLCGAVGGGALLLKFTGAWNLSMQELAMILLIVLVIIIVTPGILVNMGVKTRMKLLIDAIPYYIDLVAVCVQSGMTVESALRFVCDNFHEIDPNLASLMLIVVKKADVSGLQSGLEELYRSMEETEMRMFCSTLQQSVFYGTSLYENLLEISREIRELQLLDTEEKVGSLSAKMSIPLIVFIMFPIVVLIAAPGILRIMKSAVF; this is encoded by the coding sequence TTGACGACTATTGATCACCGCTTACTTATTATTAACAACAATTTATGGTTAAGTCGCCTGGATCTACTTGATAAAAAAGTTAGCCTGAAATTGAGGTTGTGTGGTGCTGTAGGAGGGGGGGCTCTACTGCTAAAATTTACAGGTGCATGGAACCTGTCAATGCAGGAGTTGGCGATGATATTACTGATTGTGTTAGTGATAATTATTGTCACTCCAGGCATTCTGGTCAATATGGGAGTGAAAACGCGTATGAAATTACTCATTGACGCAATTCCATACTATATCGATCTTGTGGCGGTTTGTGTGCAATCCGGGATGACTGTTGAAAGTGCATTACGGTTTGTTTGTGATAATTTCCATGAAATTGATCCAAATTTAGCCAGTCTAATGTTAATTGTTGTTAAAAAGGCGGATGTCAGTGGTCTGCAGTCTGGCCTAGAAGAACTATACCGATCCATGGAGGAAACGGAAATGCGCATGTTTTGCTCTACACTTCAGCAAAGTGTATTTTATGGGACCTCTTTATATGAGAACCTCCTCGAGATATCAAGAGAAATTCGTGAGTTACAACTACTTGATACTGAGGAGAAGGTTGGAAGCCTGTCAGCAAAGATGAGCATTCCTCTTATTGTATTTATCATGTTCCCAATTGTCGTTTTGATCGCGGCGCCAGGTATTTTAAGGATAATGAAAAGTGCTGTTTTTTAA
- the tadF gene encoding tight adherence pilus pseudopilin TadF: MNVRNLWTDQRASITVEFVFIAIALVTFIYFLGDLVMRQALIGRLDRTAYSIAGVLRERTQLYAARENLSQYDVDSALLLTKKILADMDPAIDQNAIGLIVEEAHFYPPSNVNDTSKNLKMYRLWTANNSSVSCAPPVLLSRQLALSPRGSYTRWVPIYQITVCAPTSSIYTRMTSGLWTKPVMTSYASVMVR, from the coding sequence ATGAACGTTCGGAATTTATGGACTGATCAGCGAGCGTCGATAACGGTGGAGTTCGTCTTTATCGCTATTGCTCTGGTAACATTTATTTATTTCCTTGGGGATTTAGTTATGCGTCAGGCACTGATTGGACGCCTGGATCGTACTGCCTATTCGATAGCCGGAGTACTACGAGAAAGAACGCAACTGTACGCTGCGCGTGAAAATTTATCGCAATACGACGTTGATAGTGCGCTTTTACTAACAAAGAAAATATTGGCAGATATGGACCCTGCAATAGACCAAAATGCCATTGGTTTGATAGTAGAAGAGGCGCATTTTTATCCTCCCTCTAATGTTAATGATACTTCAAAAAATTTAAAGATGTATCGGTTATGGACGGCAAATAACTCATCCGTTAGCTGTGCGCCTCCGGTATTACTGTCCAGACAACTGGCTCTATCTCCCAGAGGAAGTTATACCCGCTGGGTGCCTATTTATCAAATTACGGTTTGTGCACCCACTTCTAGTATCTATACAAGGATGACCAGCGGGTTATGGACTAAGCCGGTGATGACATCGTATGCATCCGTTATGGTTCGCTAA
- a CDS encoding DUF2884 domain-containing protein — protein MLKRTGLALLLLTASQAHAEYQCSVRPQDDVIISPQTVQVVGASGNLQITADGDVTRDGKALSLNDSQRQKAFSYQNALRKDLPWIDQGAQQHLEKARVALDKVIVQELGTDSNVRNRLTTLNDQLKQQMNRIIEHRSDGLTFHHKAIAQVEQDGRNIVQQSMGGVLQDSLNEMGVKQVANSNGNPLQAIMGNLGGLQQAIKNEWNNQEQDFQNFGRDVCKRVTALETQRKDLVKALN, from the coding sequence ATGTTAAAGAGAACCGGATTGGCCTTGCTGTTGTTAACGGCTTCACAGGCGCATGCCGAGTACCAGTGCAGCGTCAGGCCACAGGACGACGTGATTATCAGCCCACAGACCGTACAGGTGGTAGGTGCCAGCGGTAACCTGCAAATCACCGCCGACGGCGATGTCACTCGTGATGGCAAAGCATTGAGCCTCAACGATAGCCAGCGCCAGAAGGCGTTCAGCTACCAGAACGCATTGCGTAAAGACTTACCCTGGATCGATCAGGGTGCGCAGCAGCATCTGGAAAAGGCGCGGGTAGCGCTGGATAAAGTCATCGTTCAGGAGTTGGGCACAGACAGTAACGTACGCAACCGCCTGACCACGCTCAACGATCAGTTGAAGCAGCAGATGAACCGTATTATTGAACACCGCAGCGACGGCCTCACGTTCCACCACAAGGCGATCGCTCAGGTGGAGCAGGATGGCCGCAATATCGTGCAGCAGAGCATGGGCGGTGTATTGCAGGACAGCCTGAACGAAATGGGCGTCAAGCAGGTCGCCAACAGCAATGGCAACCCGTTGCAGGCGATTATGGGCAACCTGGGTGGGCTACAGCAGGCCATCAAGAACGAATGGAATAATCAGGAGCAGGACTTCCAGAACTTTGGTCGCGACGTGTGTAAGCGCGTAACGGCTCTGGAAACCCAGCGTAAGGATCTGGTTAAGGCGCTGAACTAA